Proteins from one Carassius gibelio isolate Cgi1373 ecotype wild population from Czech Republic chromosome A25, carGib1.2-hapl.c, whole genome shotgun sequence genomic window:
- the LOC127947012 gene encoding uncharacterized protein LOC127947012 gives MQSPSSTPLADIIASLAVLHQEQHQALLDLRTDQERRFQAIVQAQQEDRERFRSWMDREVRAEAAGPPAAPMHLPLHKMGAQDDPEAFLELFEKSAEACGWPREQWPVRLIPLLSGEAQVAAQQLPVANLLVFDDLKRAIIQRVGRSPEQHRQRFRSLDLGEAGRPFAMAQQLRDSCRKWLLAEGSDVEHVVDLVVLEQFIARLPKKTAEWVQCHRPTSLDSAIHLAEDHMVACPGVGAPPPANSLSPSLSPPSLSRPVPLPRSRPPGPPRVPPRGRDRIDHGHFGSPRAPPRGAGIVPAGGDSASFSPLSPRQFSNPLPATGAAGRSGLACWRCGDPEHFVDRCPAMEVGTMIRVPDVPQVTPGQAGEYQIP, from the exons atgcaaagcccgtcctccacgccgcttgcggatatcatcgcttccctcgcggtcctgcaccaagaacaacatcaggccctgctggacctgaggaCCGATCAGGAGAGACGATTCCAGGCCATCGttcaggcccagcaggaggaccgcgagaggttccggagctggatGGATCGGGAGGTTCGCGCCGAGGCCGCCGGGCCGCCCGCCGCCCCCATGCACCTGCCGCTTCACAAGATGGGGGCCCAGGacgatccggaggccttcctggagctCTTCGAAAAGTCGGCGGAGGCCTGCGGGTGGCCCCGCGAGCAGTGGCCGGTACGCCTAATACCCCTGCTCTCCGGTGAGGCCCAGGTGGCCGCGCAACAACTTCCggtggcgaacctcctggtcttcgacgacctCAAGAGGGCCATTATCCAGCGGGTCGGCCGGTCGCCAGAGCAACATCGCCAGCGCTTCCGGTCCCTGGATTTGGGCGAGGCCGGCCGGCCCTTCgcgatggcccaacagctccgggactcctgccgcaagtggctactggccgagggaagtgacgtggagcatgtcgtcgacctggtggtgctggagcagttcatcgctcggcttcccaagaagacggccgagtgggtccagtgccaccgccccacgtcgctggactcggccatccatctggcggaggaccacatggtggcgtgcccaggggtcggcgcACCCCCACctgctaactctctctctccttctctctctcccccctctctctctcgccctgtccctctccctaggtcccgtccacccggccctcctcgtgtcccgccCCGGGGGCGGGACAGGATCGACCATGGACACTTCGGGAGCCCAAGGGCCCCGCCCAGGGGGGCAGGGATTGTGCCTGCTGGGGGGGACAGTGCTTCCTTTTCTCCACTCTCTCCGCGCCAATTCTCCAATCCACTCCCTGCCACtggggcggcgggtaggtctgggctggcctgttggcgttgcggggacccggagcatttcgtggacaggtgtccagcgatggaggtggggacaatgatccgggtcccggatgtcccacaggtcacccccggtcaggctggcgagtaccaaataccc taa